A section of the Arabiibacter massiliensis genome encodes:
- a CDS encoding prephenate dehydrogenase/arogenate dehydrogenase family protein, whose protein sequence is MREGEVPHDMAHKQVQTGGAGFERIAVVGFGLVGASFAAAVRSVHPDTEVLAVDVDARTLEEAVRRGWAAEGVLPDDPAFERFVRDGCDLVVLAAPVDVVEGHFERLAAWDYRGIVTDTASTKARIAEAAARILPHPENFVPGHPMAGSEKNGIDGARPDLFKGAHWILCPDADTPAEHFPRLHELVTSLGARVIALPREDHDAAVAVVSHVPHLMASSLMQLASRHADDQQALMRLAAGGFKDSTRIAAGSPELWCGIAFDNREALGAGLAEIQGIIASFADALSAGDRARMTALLAEAAEARRALPAAWVPSTERLLEVRIPMEDRPGVVAEVTTVTSSVGCNIQSIEIDHVTEDSAVLSLVLTDEGDIGQLSAQLINAGFSVSFSPLTAKEHTHVA, encoded by the coding sequence GTGAGAGAGGGAGAGGTGCCGCACGATATGGCGCACAAGCAGGTGCAGACAGGAGGGGCGGGCTTCGAGCGCATCGCCGTCGTGGGCTTTGGCCTGGTGGGCGCGTCGTTCGCCGCCGCCGTCCGCTCCGTCCATCCGGACACGGAGGTGCTCGCCGTCGATGTGGACGCGCGCACGCTCGAGGAGGCCGTCCGGCGCGGCTGGGCCGCCGAGGGCGTCCTGCCCGACGACCCCGCGTTCGAGCGCTTCGTGCGCGACGGCTGCGACCTCGTGGTGCTCGCCGCGCCCGTTGACGTGGTGGAGGGGCACTTCGAGCGCCTCGCTGCCTGGGACTACCGCGGCATCGTCACCGACACCGCTTCCACGAAAGCCCGCATCGCCGAGGCCGCGGCGCGCATCCTGCCGCATCCCGAGAACTTCGTGCCGGGCCATCCCATGGCGGGTTCCGAGAAGAACGGCATCGACGGCGCGCGGCCCGACCTGTTCAAGGGCGCGCACTGGATCCTCTGCCCGGACGCCGACACGCCGGCTGAGCACTTCCCGCGCCTCCACGAGCTGGTCACCTCGCTCGGCGCGCGCGTCATCGCGCTGCCGCGCGAGGACCACGACGCGGCGGTGGCCGTGGTGAGCCACGTGCCGCACCTCATGGCGTCCTCGCTCATGCAGCTGGCCAGCCGCCATGCCGACGATCAGCAGGCGCTCATGCGGCTGGCCGCCGGCGGCTTCAAGGACTCCACGCGCATCGCGGCCGGCTCGCCCGAGCTGTGGTGCGGCATCGCGTTCGACAACCGCGAGGCCTTGGGGGCGGGGCTCGCCGAGATCCAGGGCATCATCGCCTCGTTCGCCGACGCGCTTTCCGCAGGCGATAGGGCGCGTATGACCGCGCTTCTGGCCGAGGCCGCCGAAGCGCGCCGGGCGCTGCCCGCGGCGTGGGTGCCCTCCACGGAGCGCCTGCTGGAGGTGCGCATCCCCATGGAGGACCGTCCCGGCGTGGTGGCCGAGGTCACCACCGTCACCAGCTCGGTGGGCTGCAATATCCAGTCCATCGAGATCGATCACGTTACGGAGGACAGCGCCGTGCTCAGCCTCGTGCTCACCGACGAGGGCGACATCGGCCAGCTATCCGCCCAGCTCATCAATGCGGGCTTCTCGGTATCGTTCAGCCCGCTGACGGCAAAGGAGCACACCCATGTCGCATGA
- a CDS encoding pseudouridine synthase gives MSELGQNPGSDDRIVPMRLQKFLARAGAASRRGSENLMTAGRVTVNGQVVTELGSKVDPLVDEVAVDGRVVRLADGPVTLMLHKPAGYVTTMSDPQGRPTVAELVPTDAYPGLFPVGRLDADTTGLLLFSTDGELGNGLLHPKRHVVKRYLACVEGRPTERELEQLRSGIELDDGPALPADARLLEGGQAARAGRVLDVPPAVPPRSSREYADVCRGRVDARSFVRICLHEGRKRQVKRMLGAIGHPVVALHRDSFGPLELGGLARGEWRELSADEVAALHAAAEGRD, from the coding sequence ATGAGCGAGCTGGGGCAGAATCCCGGATCGGACGACCGCATCGTGCCTATGCGGTTGCAGAAGTTCCTCGCGCGGGCGGGGGCGGCGAGCCGGCGGGGGTCGGAGAACCTCATGACGGCGGGGCGCGTCACCGTGAACGGGCAGGTGGTGACCGAGCTCGGGAGCAAGGTGGACCCGCTCGTGGACGAGGTGGCGGTGGACGGGCGCGTGGTGCGGCTCGCGGACGGGCCGGTCACGCTCATGCTGCACAAGCCCGCCGGCTACGTGACCACGATGTCGGACCCGCAGGGCCGACCGACCGTGGCCGAGCTCGTGCCGACGGATGCCTACCCGGGGCTCTTCCCGGTGGGCCGGCTCGACGCCGACACGACGGGGCTTCTGCTGTTCTCCACCGACGGCGAGCTGGGAAACGGCCTGCTGCACCCGAAGCGCCATGTGGTGAAGCGCTACCTGGCCTGCGTGGAGGGCCGGCCGACGGAGCGCGAGCTCGAGCAGCTGCGAAGCGGCATCGAGCTCGACGACGGGCCCGCCCTGCCGGCCGACGCGCGCCTGCTCGAAGGAGGGCAGGCCGCGCGCGCGGGACGGGTGCTCGACGTGCCGCCCGCGGTGCCGCCGCGTTCCTCGCGCGAGTACGCCGACGTGTGCCGGGGCCGGGTCGACGCGCGCTCCTTCGTGCGCATCTGCCTGCACGAAGGAAGGAAGCGCCAGGTCAAGCGCATGCTGGGGGCCATCGGTCACCCGGTGGTGGCGCTGCACCGCGACTCGTTCGGGCCGCTCGAGCTGGGGGGCCTTGCACGCGGGGAGTGGCGCGAGCTTTCCGCAGACGAGGTGGCGGCGCTGCATGCGGCGGCCGAGGGCCGCGATTAA
- the scpB gene encoding SMC-Scp complex subunit ScpB, whose protein sequence is MFQGLQESQLKGAVEALLFVTDEPVGTIALADMLEVEPAEAERALVELREQLAEEDRGIQLREVAGGWRLYTHPAYHELIERYVLSWDTRKLSQAAMETLAIVAYLQPVTRSGVASVRGVNSDSSINSLVEKGLVREAGTADSPGNPVLYATTRAFLEKFGLRSTADLPDLDQFAPDDDTRAFIRERLSATREDVRIAEGARLDGEGGDPLDGVEFDLDDDAAVVSMESPREEAAADAAQRMLAEAMASGFGLVEKIDFDNLTFETDDE, encoded by the coding sequence ATGTTCCAAGGATTGCAGGAAAGCCAGCTCAAAGGGGCCGTGGAGGCCCTGCTGTTCGTAACCGACGAGCCGGTGGGCACCATCGCGCTCGCCGACATGCTGGAGGTGGAGCCCGCCGAGGCGGAGCGCGCGCTCGTGGAGCTGCGCGAGCAGCTGGCCGAGGAGGACCGCGGCATCCAGCTGCGCGAGGTGGCCGGCGGATGGCGGCTGTACACCCATCCCGCGTACCACGAGCTCATCGAGCGCTACGTGCTCTCGTGGGACACGCGCAAGCTCTCGCAGGCGGCCATGGAGACGCTCGCCATCGTGGCGTACCTGCAGCCGGTCACGCGCAGCGGCGTGGCCAGCGTGCGCGGCGTGAACTCCGACAGCTCCATCAACTCGCTCGTGGAGAAGGGGCTCGTGCGCGAGGCGGGCACGGCCGACTCGCCGGGCAATCCCGTGCTCTACGCCACGACGCGCGCGTTCTTGGAGAAGTTCGGCCTGCGCTCCACCGCCGACCTGCCGGATCTGGACCAGTTCGCGCCCGATGACGACACGCGCGCGTTCATCCGCGAGCGCCTCTCGGCCACGCGCGAGGACGTGCGCATCGCCGAGGGCGCGCGCCTGGACGGGGAGGGGGGCGACCCGCTCGACGGCGTGGAGTTCGATCTCGACGACGACGCGGCGGTCGTGAGCATGGAGAGCCCCCGCGAGGAGGCCGCCGCGGACGCCGCCCAGCGGATGCTCGCCGAGGCCATGGCGAGCGGGTTCGGCCTGGTGGAGAAGATCGACTTCGACAACCTGACGTTCGAGACCGATGACGAATAG